TTGTCTGTGCCGGCCTCATCGGGGGCAATCCCCCTCCCACATTTGAATGTGTGCACAAATCAAGTGTGGGAGGGGCTTGCCCCCGATAGCGATCTCAGCGGCTCAGGTACATCCGAGTTGTTAACAGATAAACCGGCAACCCCGACACCAGAATCAACAACGCCGCATAAGGCGCCGCCGCCGCAAACTCCACATTCGAGGTATGCGCCCACACGGCGGTGGCCAAGGTGTTGAGCCCGGTCGGGCTGAGCAGCAAGGTCGCCGTCAATTCTTTCATCGCATCCAGAAACACCAGGGCGAACGCGGCGCCCAGTGCGGGGAAGATAATTGGCAATGTCACCCGGCAAAACGCACTGAAGGATGATGCGCCGAGCGTGCGTGCCGCTTCTTCCAGCTGGGGCGCGGCCTTGTTCAGCGCGGTGCGAATCGGCGCCTGGGCCAGTGGCAGAAACAACAGCGCATAGGCGATCAGCAACAGTGCCGAGGTCTGATACAGCGCCGGCACATAATGCAGGGCGAAATACACCAGGGTCAGGGCGATCACCAGGCCGGGCAGGGCGTGCAGCAGGTAGGGCAGGCGCTCAGCCCAGATCGCCAGTTGGCCTTTATAACGCACCACCAGCAAGCCGACCGGCACGGCCAGCACCAGGCACAACGCTGCGCCACCCAGGGAAAGCGCCAGGGACGACAACAACGCTTCGCTGATCTGGGCTACCGGAAATGCCGCCGACGAACCCACGGCCAGCCAGTAACCGAGCATCCCCAGCGGAATGCCGCTGCCGATGATCGCCAGCACCAGGCAATACAGCTGCCCAAGCGGCGCCCACTTGCCCAGTTTCACCTGTTCGGCATGCCGCGCCGCGCCCTGGCCGATGCGCACATGGCGGCCTTTGCCGCGCATGCGCAGCTCCAGCCACAACAAAGTCAGGCACATCGCCAGCAGTACCGCCGAGAGCATCGCCGCAT
This region of Pseudomonas sp. MUP55 genomic DNA includes:
- a CDS encoding iron ABC transporter permease; the protein is MTPSLSAAGFRPRRKRPSIWLLLPVLLLVGLSLLPLAYVGLKAWQAGWAQAVHLLWRPYVFGLLRNTLALMVGVTVVCGVVGLSLAWLLERSNLPRRRLWGVILCLPFAVPAFVSSFTWVSLSANFEGLGGAILVMSLSKYPLVFLPVAATLRNLDPALEESARTLGLNRWGVFRRVTLPLLWPSLVAGALLIALHMLVEFGALSIIGLQTFTTAIYQQFELEFSNANAAMLSAVLLAMCLTLLWLELRMRGKGRHVRIGQGAARHAEQVKLGKWAPLGQLYCLVLAIIGSGIPLGMLGYWLAVGSSAAFPVAQISEALLSSLALSLGGAALCLVLAVPVGLLVVRYKGQLAIWAERLPYLLHALPGLVIALTLVYFALHYVPALYQTSALLLIAYALLFLPLAQAPIRTALNKAAPQLEEAARTLGASSFSAFCRVTLPIIFPALGAAFALVFLDAMKELTATLLLSPTGLNTLATAVWAHTSNVEFAAAAPYAALLILVSGLPVYLLTTRMYLSR